From the genome of Deltaproteobacteria bacterium:
TCCGTATTGCGATCCCCAAAAGGGTTTTGGCTTCACTCAGCAACACACTACTCCCCGAAAAAAAGTTCAGATCCTGATTTGAGTATCCGATAAGCCCTGATCATGGCACAAATAACCATACTGCCAAGGAAAGCGATCCCGTGGACAGTAGTGTCGAAAGCACAATGACGGATGAGGCCAGGTTCGCATCGCTATCGAGCTGCGAAGACAGAACGTAACTGGCCGTGGAAGTGGGTAACGCAAAAAAGAGCATCGCGGTCGACAAGAATGAATCGACCACATTGAACAGCATCAAAACCAGGTAGCCCATAACAGGGTATAAACCGACCTTGAACACGGAAGCTACCAAGGCCGCCTTGAAACGTCCTCGGAGGGCCGCCGGATGGATCGCGCCACCGATGGAGATCAGCGCCATGGGCAGGGACACGGCGGACACGAGCCGGAACGAATTTTCAAGGAAACCGGGAAACGGTTGTCCTAATCTTGCATACAAGAGTCCAAGAAAGCAAGCCAGGATGAACGGATTGGACACAATGGCCTTACCTGTGACGCGAAGTTTTTCGCTTCCGGAAATGTCTCTGCCTGAAAACCAGATGAGTGTCGAAACGGACAGAAGATTGATAAAAGGTATGGCAAAACTGATGATCACCCCGAATTGACGAACCGCCGGTTCGCCGGATGCGTTCAATACAACGGCCATGCCGATATAGGTGTTGAAACGGTAACAGCACTGCGAAAATGCGCCTGCTTCAAAATCGGAAATCTTGAACGCCCGTTTACATAACAGGCTGAGCACCCATGCCACGAGGATCGTCA
Proteins encoded in this window:
- a CDS encoding AEC family transporter, with product MVLDSVLPVFLVIGLGSILARFRLTNETFLKTSDRLIYYIFFPVLLFWKIGSPAESSTIDARGYLAILVTILVAWVLSLLCKRAFKISDFEAGAFSQCCYRFNTYIGMAVVLNASGEPAVRQFGVIISFAIPFINLLSVSTLIWFSGRDISGSEKLRVTGKAIVSNPFILACFLGLLYARLGQPFPGFLENSFRLVSAVSLPMALISIGGAIHPAALRGRFKAALVASVFKVGLYPVMGYLVLMLFNVVDSFLSTAMLFFALPTSTASYVLSSQLDSDANLASSVIVLSTLLSTGSLSLAVWLFVP